The following are encoded together in the Primulina tabacum isolate GXHZ01 chromosome 18, ASM2559414v2, whole genome shotgun sequence genome:
- the LOC142532719 gene encoding trihelix transcription factor DF1-like: MMLGVSGLVSGDGAAAADALEGGGASGGSSEVGASSSIPGGSLEDSERSGGGGGGNRWPRQETLALLKIRSDMDVTFRDSSLKGPLWDEVSRKMAELGFYRSAKKCKEKFENVYKYHKRTKDGRASKPDGKTYRFFDQLQALETSPPLPFTPPPPRTQPPATTVMTAPPPIAVNFPMPSHVGTVTSISPNPLSMLPPNTAIQTSNNPINNTPPFQPSINTSNLHQAHPFQSSHDHHILTSLLSNSSSSSTSSDEDIQRRRGKKRKWKDFVESLMKEVVHKQEELQKKFLETLEKRERDRMAREEAWRIQETARMNREHDLMVQERSIAAAKDAAVIAFLQKVSEQHNLQIPNISSNITPASQAVHPQPSPRQPAPSPPPPQQSTLPPPPAPPTQPVVTVTPTKILNTSKKDNGGSESFMPASSSRWPKTEIEALIKLRTNLDLKYQENGPKGPLWEEISAGMVKMGYNRSSKRCKEKWENINKYYKKVKESSKKRPEDSKTCPYFHQLEALHREKNKNDNPSFNLEYTTKQDNPMVPIMARPEQQWPNPNQQHQDLMTLHDQDQDNESENNEEDDDIDDEDEEDAGGYEIVTNKQSSSMTNTTE; the protein is encoded by the exons ATGATGCTTGGCGTTTCTGGCCTCGTGTCCGGTGACGGCGCTGCGGCGGCAGATGCGCTCGAGGGTGGTGGAGCTAGTGGTGGCAGCAGTGAGGTTGGCGCATCCAGCTCGATTCCTGGTGGGAGTTTGGAGGATAGTGAGAGAAGTGGCGGGGGAGGCGGTGGAAACCGGTGGCCGAGGCAAGAAACTTTGGCTTTGCTGAAAATTCGTTCTGATATGGATGTTACTTTTCGAGACTCCAGTCTCAAAGGTCCATTATGGGATGAAGTTTCCAG GAAAATGGCGGAGCTTGGATTTTATCGAAGTGCCAAGAAATGTAAAGAAAAATTCGAGAACGTTTATAAGTATCATAAAAGAACAAAAGACGGCCGAGCATCCAAGCCGGACGGGAAAACTTATCGTTTTTTCGATCAATTACAGGCGTTGGAAACCAGTCCGCCGCTTCCCTTCACCCCTCCTCCGCCCAGGACTCAGCCTCCGGCCACCACGGTAATGACAGCACCGCCACCTATTGCTGTCAATTTTCCAATGCCATCACATGTTGGTACTGTTACATCCATTAGTCCAAACCCTTTAAGTATGCTGCCACCAAACACAGCTATACAAACTTCCAACAATCCCATAAATAATACTCCTCCATTTCAACCATCAATAAATACTTCAAATCTTCATCAAGCTCACCCTTTTCAATCCTCTCACGATCATCATATTTTGACGAGTCTGCTCTCAAATTCTTCCTCTTCGTCAACTTCTTCCGACGAGGATATACAGAGGCGGCGGGGGAAGAAGAGGAAATGGAAGGATTTCGTCGAGAGTTTGATGAAAGAAGTGGTGCACAAGCAGGAGGAGTTGCAGAAGAAATTTTTGGAAACATTGGAGAAACGGGAAAGGGATCGTATGGCGAGAGAGGAGGCGTGGAGAATTCAAGAAACAGCAAGAATGAATCGAGAACACGATCTTATGGTTCAGGAGAGATCCATCGCCGCTGCCAAAGACGCGGCGGTTATCGCATTCTTGCAAAAGGTAAGCGAGCAGCACAATTTACAAATCCCAAATATTAGTAGTAATATCACACCAGCATCACAAGCTGTGCATCCTCAACCCTCACCTCGTCAACCCGCACCATCGCCACCTCCGCCGCAACAATCCACTCTCCCTCCACCACCAGCACCACCAACACAACCGGTAGTTACCGTTACCCCCACAAAAATCTTGAACACGTCAAAAAAAGACAACGGCGGGAGCGAAAGTTTCATGCCCGCGAGCTCCTCACGCTGGCCGAAGACGGAAATTGAAGCACTGATCAAACTCCGAACCAATCTCGATCTTAAATACCAGGAAAATGGGCCGAAGGGACCCCTTTGGGAAGAAATATCCGCCGGCATGGTGAAAATGGGATACAACCGAAGCTCTAAGCGATGTAAAgagaaatgggagaatattaacAAGTATTACAAGAAAGTAAAGGAAAGCAGCAAGAAGAGACCCGAAGACTCCAAGACATGCCCATATTTCCACCAGCTCGAAGCTTTACATAGAGAGAAAAACAAGAACGATAACCCCTCATTCAATCTCGAGTACACCACGAAGCAAGACAACCCAATGGTGCCAATAATGGCCCGGCCTGAACAGCAATGGCCGAATCCAAATCAACAGCATCAAGACCTCATGACCTTGCATGATCAGGATCAAGATAACGAAAGCGAGAATAACGAAGAAGACGACGATATAGATGATGAAGATGAAGAAGATGCAGGAGGCTATGAAATAGTCACAAACAAGCAGTCATCTTCAATGACAAACACGACAGAATGA